In the Coleofasciculus chthonoplastes PCC 7420 genome, one interval contains:
- a CDS encoding alpha/beta fold hydrolase gives MFANFLPAQIQQLTESTSIALAQAIARQDILTPLNPQPIATTYVHQGKGGTPILLLHGFDSSIFEFRRLFPKLAEHQETWAVDLLGFGFTNRISEITFSASAITTHLYYFWKTQIEVPVILVGASMGGAAAIDFTLTYPQAVKKLVLLDSAGFTSPPPIGKFLFPPFDYWAVEFLRRPKVRENISKNAYCDPRFVSVDALLCAALHLEMPGWHRALISFTKSGGYPPFGQKLTQIQQPTLILWGKDDRILGTKYAHKFEAAIPNSQLIWIEDCGHVPHLEKPEITAEYIQQFGE, from the coding sequence ATGTTTGCCAATTTCCTTCCCGCCCAAATCCAGCAGCTTACTGAGTCTACCTCAATTGCCCTTGCTCAGGCGATCGCCCGCCAAGATATTCTCACACCCCTGAACCCCCAACCCATTGCCACCACTTATGTTCATCAGGGAAAAGGGGGAACACCCATCCTGTTATTACATGGCTTTGATAGTTCCATCTTTGAATTCCGCCGCCTGTTTCCCAAATTAGCTGAACACCAGGAAACATGGGCGGTAGATTTATTGGGATTTGGCTTTACGAATCGGATATCTGAGATCACGTTTAGCGCCAGCGCCATCACCACTCATCTTTATTATTTCTGGAAAACCCAAATAGAAGTCCCCGTAATTCTGGTTGGGGCGTCGATGGGAGGGGCGGCGGCGATCGATTTCACCTTAACCTATCCCCAAGCCGTGAAAAAGCTGGTATTGCTGGATAGTGCAGGTTTCACCAGTCCCCCGCCCATTGGCAAATTCCTGTTTCCCCCCTTTGATTATTGGGCGGTTGAGTTTCTGCGGCGTCCCAAGGTGCGGGAAAATATTAGTAAGAACGCCTATTGTGATCCCAGATTTGTTTCGGTTGATGCTTTACTTTGTGCTGCGCTTCATCTAGAAATGCCGGGATGGCATCGGGCATTAATTTCATTTACTAAAAGTGGGGGATATCCGCCGTTTGGTCAAAAACTTACCCAAATTCAGCAGCCGACGTTGATTTTATGGGGGAAAGATGACCGAATTTTGGGAACAAAATATGCTCACAAGTTTGAAGCGGCTATTCCTAATTCTCAACTAATATGGATTGAGGACTGTGGTCATGTCCCGCACCTAGAAAAGCCGGAAATAACGGCAGAATACATACAGCAGTTTGGCGAGTAA
- a CDS encoding CYTH domain-containing protein, with product MAIEIERKFLVKGDQWRTLGQGMLYRQGYIATHNLTTVRVRLVGDQGYLTIKGKTDNFSRVEYEYPIPGSDAQEMLETLCDRPLIEKTRYRIECKGLVWEVDEFMGENEGLIFAEVELTDENQDVELPDWIGQEVTGDPHYYNANLVRHPFSQWS from the coding sequence ATGGCAATCGAAATTGAACGAAAATTTTTAGTTAAAGGCGATCAATGGCGCACCCTTGGTCAAGGAATGCTCTATCGTCAAGGTTATATTGCTACTCATAACCTGACGACGGTGCGCGTGCGTTTAGTTGGAGATCAAGGCTATCTGACGATTAAAGGGAAAACCGATAATTTTTCCAGAGTCGAGTACGAGTATCCTATTCCTGGATCAGATGCTCAAGAAATGCTAGAGACATTGTGCGATCGCCCTTTGATTGAAAAAACGCGCTATAGGATAGAGTGTAAGGGTTTAGTCTGGGAAGTGGATGAGTTTATGGGTGAGAATGAAGGATTAATTTTTGCCGAAGTCGAACTAACTGATGAAAATCAAGATGTAGAGTTACCGGATTGGATTGGTCAAGAAGTAACTGGAGATCCTCACTATTACAATGCTAATTTAGTCCGGCATCCATTTAGTCAGTGGTCATAA
- the dhiT gene encoding type II toxin-antitoxin system toxin DhiT yields the protein MPEIARFYGIVIKVFFGDHPPPHFHAIYGEYNALVSIESLEIIEGDLPSRAQKLVLEWANLYQQDLLQMWNTQEFRKLPPLK from the coding sequence ATGCCAGAGATTGCCCGGTTCTACGGAATTGTGATTAAGGTGTTTTTTGGGGATCACCCTCCGCCTCATTTTCATGCAATCTATGGTGAGTACAATGCCTTAGTGAGCATTGAATCATTGGAAATTATTGAAGGAGATTTACCAAGTCGCGCTCAGAAATTAGTTCTAGAGTGGGCAAATTTATACCAGCAAGATCTTTTACAGATGTGGAATACTCAAGAGTTTCGTAAACTACCTCCTTTAAAGTAG
- a CDS encoding DUF2442 domain-containing protein encodes MKYPKICQAKAINDHTLVIEFTNQEVKKYDIIHLFGNPQFAPLRKPAFFKNFKVEQGGYGIVWNEDIDLSEYELWKNGMTVVEGELQLKLTSN; translated from the coding sequence ATGAAATACCCAAAAATTTGCCAAGCAAAAGCCATTAACGATCACACCTTGGTGATTGAATTTACGAATCAAGAAGTTAAGAAATATGATATTATTCATCTTTTCGGAAATCCTCAGTTTGCTCCACTTCGTAAACCTGCATTTTTCAAGAACTTTAAGGTTGAGCAAGGGGGCTACGGGATTGTGTGGAATGAAGATATCGATCTGAGTGAGTATGAGCTTTGGAAAAATGGCATGACGGTAGTAGAAGGCGAACTCCAATTAAAATTAACCAGTAATTAG
- a CDS encoding Uma2 family endonuclease, giving the protein MSSVITTPLTEFLSQPNIESSPAWEFLNGCAIQKPMPTLFHSRLQRNLVNYINRYTDEFEAVQELRCLVPPYSPVPDISIIAIARLPDQDGPFDGTPDWLIEIRSPDQSTLDLQKKILHCLSNGTQLAWLIDPTRQQIWVWQGDDLPLVCSGLDRLPTLGNLPELTVNSVMAMTQRQSGIEAV; this is encoded by the coding sequence ATGAGTTCAGTCATCACTACCCCACTAACTGAGTTTCTGTCTCAACCCAATATCGAGTCTTCTCCGGCTTGGGAGTTTCTAAATGGGTGTGCTATCCAAAAGCCAATGCCGACTCTGTTTCACTCGCGTCTACAACGCAATCTGGTTAATTACATCAACCGTTATACTGACGAGTTTGAAGCGGTTCAAGAGTTACGCTGTTTAGTTCCTCCCTACTCACCCGTGCCGGATATTTCCATTATTGCGATCGCGCGTCTTCCTGATCAGGATGGACCGTTCGATGGCACACCAGACTGGCTGATTGAAATTCGCTCCCCTGACCAAAGTACCCTAGACTTACAGAAGAAGATTCTCCATTGTCTGAGCAACGGCACACAATTAGCTTGGTTAATTGACCCCACCCGTCAACAGATATGGGTTTGGCAGGGGGATGATCTGCCGCTGGTATGCTCAGGATTGGATAGGTTGCCGACTTTGGGTAATTTGCCTGAACTTACTGTCAATTCGGTAATGGCAATGACCCAGCGACAGTCAGGAATTGAAGCCGTTTAA